The Haloplanus sp. CK5-1 genome segment TACAATATGGACACTGTAGTATCTCCCCCTCACGCCCCGTTTCGTCACCACGACCGTTATCGGCAACCTCTGACCAATCTACCGTGTCCGCTTCCATCGTGTCCAGAATCTCATGGTCGTCCTCACCGGCCCAAATATCAAACACATAGTCCTCGTTTTCAGTAAACCGCCGCTGTTTTGTAACGTGCTTCTTTGTCTGAATGATACTCAATAAGGCTTCTCCACCTGTTCCAAGTATTTGATTGCGGTCTTCTTTTTGAAGTAGACTCACCTCAACATCGTGGTCTGATTGTGCTTCTCGGTTCGTGTATTGTACAATAGCGGTAGCCGCGAAAACACTGTCAAAAATTCCTTCCCCCAATTTGTGAACTCTATCTAACTGATGGTCATCCACCAACCAGCGCCGTAGAGGAACAGAATCCTCGTTGAAGATACTGTCCGGAATAATGAACCCGAGAGTACCGTCTTCTCTCAACAGGTCGTCTCCTAATTCTAAAAAGAGTTCATAAGAATCGTATCGGCCCTCGGCCAGTTCATACCCTTTGTCGCTTTTGAGCCACGCGTCGTATTCTTCTATTTCAGCACCCCACGGTGGATTGCCGACAATCACGTCAAAGCCCCCTCGTTCCTCAAAGATGTGGTCAAACTTCTCTTCCCATTCAAACGCACCCATTTCTTCGGCTTCCTCTACTGTAATATCGAAAATATCAGCCACTTCCTCGGGCGACCCGTTCAACAGGCTGTTCCCGGTGCGAATGTTGTCTTCGAGTATCGCTGGTAGTTTCTCGTTCTTTTCCAGTGCCTTCAATAGAAGATTAACCGTCGCAATTTCGGTCGCCTGATAGTCCAAGTCCACTCCGAAGATGTTGTTCCGAAGGATATGCCGCTTGTAGTCGGACGGCACTGTTTGGGCCGCTGAATACTCTTGTATGCCCATATCCCCGTTCACTGACCGAACCAGTGACCGGAACTCCTCGTAAGCGTCTACCAGCAAGTCAAACGATTTAATCAGGAAACTACCGCTCCCACACGACACGTCCAAGACAGCAATATCCTCAATAGCGTTGAACTCGTCACGGGCGGCTTCAAAATTCGGCTCGTCACCTTCCAACTCCTCTCGCACCCTTGCCATTATATCGTCAATCCGGTCACCCAATACGCTCTCAACGATGTATTCAACCACCGGAACTGGCGTATAGTAGATACCTTCTTCTTGACGTTCATCCGGGTTTTCAACCAGTTCCAAGTCCTCGGATTTGTCCTCAATAGCATGACCAAGGTAGTCCTCGTAGATGTTCCCGAGTACGTCGGCGTCGATATACGAGAAGTTGTAGTCGTACAACGAGTCGATAGTATCTAACAGTACTTTGTTTGAAATTTCGTAGTCTTCGCATTGATGTTCCGCGAACAACTCCGAATTGTAGACTGAATCGAAATCTCGGAACGCGTTTTTTAGGTCACGAACCAGTGTCCGTACGTCGGGATTAATCGTGGTCTGTTTCCAAGACTCGGACATATTCAGCAACGTGTCCGCTGGAATGACCCCACGGTCTTCCGAGACTCTCATAACCACTACCCGGTCTAAAATCCTCTGTACACTGTCTCGAAGGTCTTCCATTGATAGGTCAGAATGGGAGTCATGTATGTCCTGTGTAAGACGCCGACGTGCTTCAGATAGAACATTCAGAATTTCTTCGGTGACTGTCTCACGCTCTCGCGTTCTTTCCAATCGTCCAAGTGACCCGTCCGCGACAGCGGCTTTAGAGAGATTTGCCAGTCGCTCAAATCCATCTTCAGATGTGTATTCATCCGCTGAAAGAGTGAAGACCAGCCCGCTTTCGAGGTCATCTTTGCTGACGTGCGTAAAGTAGAGTCGGAGTTCCTCGAAGTTGGTCAAGACGGCCCAATCACACCCTTGGTGCCATGCGTAGTCTATCGCCTGTTCGACGTAAGACTGGGTTTCGCCACTACTGACCCGACGACTCCCGTCAAGGTCTTCCGAGAACGACTTTGCCTCAATGAAGAACTGTTCGCGTCCATTGAGACTCAATGCGTAGTCGGCTTCCCCGACAAGTGTCCGCTGTTCAGGTTTCACTTGGTCGGTCGTCGTATCCCACCCGAGCGCTCGAAGAAGGGGATTAATGAATTGCTGTCGGACGGCGGCTTCCTTCATTTGCTTCCGCTCGTGGGGAGAATGAGATTGGTAGCCGTCTACCAAATCCTGTATGGCGTCCTTGTCAATGTCTTCAGTTTGTTGAACGCTCATATACGAAGTTATCGTCACTCCGAATCCTCATCTTATCAAACCATCGTAAGCCGACATAGACGAGACGGTCTACACCCATTCGACCTGACTGACACCGACGACCGCGAGGTTGTCAAAGAGTTCTTCGCGTATTCTGACTCGGTTGGCCGGTCGCTCTTTCAGTAGCCCTATTAGCGAACTCTGTCCGTCATTTTCTGTCAGTACCCCTATTAGAAACATTCCAGAATAGGGAATAGACGGGCTGATAGGCTCGTTAACGACAGATACGGCGTGTCACTTTTGACCCTCGAAATCGAAGTGTATTGTAACGACAACTTCAGTCGCGCCACTATGGAAGATTGCTCCAAGGGACGGAATAAGAAGGGGAGATTGAGTATTGGATTGCCCTTCCTGTAGACGACGGTTGTCGTGGACGAGTACGACAATGAACGATAGTAGCCCTGTCCGCAAAAGAGTATCGAACACACAGAAAACGCACGGTTCGCGTCCTGTCCCGTACTATCGAGACGGGGTAGTAGAATTTGCTGTTCCCGATAAGCCAATTGAGACTCGCGCTCGGATACGCGAAGAGCAACGAAACCGGCGTGGTGATTACGCTCCCCGACTCTCGAACCGTCAGTGCGACCACGACGCGCACCAGAATCCGAAGTGCGTCTGTAACTGCACTGATTCCGAACGTGCTGAATTGCTCCGTGATTACCTACAGGTTTTGGCACAGTATGGATGGAACTCACCCCGACTCATGCCGGTCGGTTCGGAAGGCAAAGCGCCCTATATTGCTGAACGCCACATTGGCCTCACACAGCCCAAAATCCGCGACTTGCTCTACACCCCTCAAGAAGCAATAGAAGCCGTTAAAACCGGCGCTATCGGCTTCTGTCTGTATGCTGACCGACCCGAACACAACACCAAGGAACTGGTCTTTTTCGACCGTGACGAACCTGACAGGTGGCCCAACATTGGTGAGACGGTTCGCGTAGTCTCCGGTTCGGGAACTGGCGACCATCTGACTTTCTCCGCTAACGGTGAGATTGAAAATGCGAAGGGCAAAGGCAATTTGTCGGGAATCGGTTCGGTGCGAGGGCCTAACTGGTTCGTAGTTCTTCCCGGCTCGGTACATCCGACCGGTGGTATCTACCACATGGCCGAGAATCCCGGCATGGCCGAACTGTCGCCCGAGCAACTCCCAAGAGAGTTACAGAAGGGTGCGCTCCCTCAATCCGAACTACCGGACGGTGTAGTATCTGGTGCTACGTCGAATTTTAATCCGAACGCCAGCCTTCCGTCGGGGTTCTCCGCGAACGACGTAACGAACGATATTGGAATCCCACTCGAAGACGTGCGACAGGTATCTACGTGGCTGAACTACCTACTGACGTTTATCGAGCCGAACGGCTACGACAGTTTGAGCGAAGCCGACCAAGCGACGGTTCGGTACTTACTGATTTGGCGATTCGAGCCGACCGACATTGCCCGTATCCTTCGGGACTGTCGCGACCGTCGCGGTCGGGTAGACCGAGAAGACCACCCACACAAACTATGGCGCGACGGCTATGTCGAGCGAACAATCACGAACACAGGAATCCCGTATCAGGTTGACTCGGACTTGGGAAAAGCGCTTGTAGAAGACGCAATGGAAACGAAGGGGCGTAGGCCTTCAGCCGGGTCGAAATCACTTCGAGAAGTTCGAGACGCATTTCGGAACCTTGGGAACGAACTGACGACCACCGAGATAGTCGAAAGTTCATACGTGGGTTGGCGTGGCTCGAAGAAGGAATCCGTCAAAAGGCGCGTCGTTCGGTGCTTCGATATTTTCGATACCGCCGGGTATATTGAGTGGGAGAAAGACGGACGACAGAACATCTACATTGAAGAAGGACTCACCAACCTACGGATACCGGGTGACTACGAATGGTGCCAGCGAACGGCGGCACTGATGGGCGAAGAAATCGACTCCGCTGATATGGGTATCGAGAGTGAGCGAGACGAACGTGCAACGAAGCGGAGCAACACGTAACTACACACTATTGTCCTTCCCCCCCTCTCCCCGTCTCTTTTTCCCTATGTGTATCTGTGTCCGATATTAATCTCGTTGACATTACGTAGAAGGCACTAATAGGGATAATGAGAGAGCCGCCGAACCCGACCCGCTAAATATTAGGTTGGAATGTGGGACTCCGACCGTGGCGTTCTGAAATCGACACCCGGGGGGTGTTTCAGAGAACCTACTGGGGGCGTCTATAGACTTATCAGATTATAATACAAAAACGGCAATCTTCTGAAATAGGTGGCGGACTCTGAACGGTGACCCTCACCTGTTTGACCCGGTGCCTGAAAGGGAATTACCTTCGCTCTATGGCTTTCTAAGGCCGTCTAAGATGGACACAGAAAACCATAGCGACCCCCTGTAGCCCATACGGATTGTCTCTCTGGTAGGGTGGGTCTGTCATTAGACGCCTGTCAGCCCTGTCATAGAGCCGAGAGTACCCACCAGTAAGCGTCGTCGGCTCCCTACAGAGACGGGGGTCAGGGGGACACAGGCGTCAGGGGGTCAGGGATACCCGGAGCGACTGGGGGAGTCCCCCGGCCAGTCCCGGTGGGGGTCGGGGGTCGTGGGCGTCGAAAAATATCTGAAGCACTCTCCGACTGTCTCGATATTGTATTTTCGCGGGGTGACGACCGCGTTCGTGGCCCATACAGGCTGTTCAGGCCGGTCGTGAGGGACACCTTCGACGGCGTGTTCCACTCGTCGGCGTCGGGCTTCGACGGCGACAGGGGCGGACTGGTGGGCGAGAATAGGCCCTATGACCGTCGTTGGAAGGGTGCGCTCATAGCGGTCGGCGTAGACACGGCTCTTTAGTAGTTAACAGGCGGTTCTACGATACTGACTCTCTCCGTTCACGAACTACAAAGCCCCGACCTTCGCTGTGCCTGACCTTTTTTGCGGTGGTCTACGTCGCATTTCATGTATGGCAAAGCAACTGTCAGAACTTCCCGATGGAACCGGTGTACGGTTTAATTACCTACAAGAAACCGGATTTCAGTTCGTGACCGAGGTTCAAGATGGACAGGTCATAGACCCGAACGGTGACAAACGCTCACCAAATGGAGCCGCCCGAGAGGTTGATAAAAGAATCCGCGGTGAAGACTCTCGTCCGTCCGATACTGGTTGGGGTACGAGTGAGTATTGGGAGTGTTTCACGAAGAACGGATGGGAAGAGATTCACTCGGACGGATAACTCGGCGCGACATTACGCACTCAAATTGTCCAGCCGGCCGTAGGTCACTTCGTCGGCGTTCTCGTCGGTCAGCCCGTACTTGGCGAGGTACTTTCTTACCGTCACGGTCGAACAGTCGAACTCTTCAAGCGCCGCTATCTCGTCCGCTGACAGTCCTTCATCCTCGAAGAGTCGGCGGAGTGTCGGTTCGTGTCGCCACGGTCGAACTATGCCATGTCGCTCTAAGAACACCGTGACGTGGCTTTTCGAGACACCGAGTGCGTAAGCGATTGCTTTGGGTGATAGTCCGCCCTCTCGGTAAGTCTGTTCGAGAAACTCTCTGTCAGCCCACGGTTCGTCGTCGGGAATCTGGTCTTCAGGAATCCGAATTGGCATATCCGAGCATACGTGTCGCACACAATTAATGCTTCATAGTTATATAAATATAGTTCAATAATGCCCCACAATATTAGAGCAAGAGAAAAATGTCCAAAGTGTTCGCGGGGTCAGACGGTTCGTTCATGTCGGCATGGCAAGCGTGGAAGCGTCGAAATCACGAATACGAATCATTCGTTATGGGCCAAGGAGATACGATAGTGTTCCGGACAACCGACGAAGAGGGGAATGAAGAGTTTATCTGGTATCACGGGATTGCGGAAGACGACCTACCGGATGGGGTGGAAATCAACGGCGTGACTGTTCAAGATAGGCGGGAGTAGAACCAAACCGACCGCCCCCAACAATCAAATCATGGACTGTCCCATTTGCGGCGCAATCGTTGGCGAGTCTGACTATCCGAATCAGGTGTGCGATGAGTGCGACCGTCAAGCGGTGAATGAGAACGGCGACGAACCGTGGCATGGGTGGCCGCCCGGTGAAGAGCCGGAGTCAGAAGACGGGACGATTCGGATGGCTCCCGACCGGGGAGAAAACCCCGTGTTCATTGACGGCGAGAAGTGCTGGCGGCGGTATCGCTTCGGTGGTTGGATTACGATGGCCGACGACCACGATTGCGAGTCGATTGAAGAGTTCTACGAGGCCCACGACATGATGTAATCGCTCGTCGGTGTCGTCCTATTCCGGAGCCACTACGTCTTCACAGGCCGGACATTCAGCCCAAATCCCTGTCTCGCCGTTGGCCTTCGTGTATTCAACCAGAAGCCACGCTTCGGATATTGACTCACCACAATCCGGACAACAGCCGAGTGGTGAGTCGTTGGTCATGCAAAGGGGTGGAAGGCGTGTGACAGTATTCCTTCCAATCGTTACTTTGGCGTGCTTGAACGTAAGTTTTCGGCGGGAGTGTCCTACCCGCACACCGGGTTTCCACTAAAACGAGTTGTCCGCCACGGTTAACTCACCGTCACCTGTAGTCTGAAGGACAATGGGTGTCCGCACGGCCATAACTCGGCTACTTCCCGGCGGTGGGTCGAAAGTGGTAGTTGAGTGTCGCAACTGTGGGACGAGTTTGTCGCCGGGGATTGAGGAATGTCCGGACTGTGGGAAAACCGAGTTCGTCCGGTACGAGATTCCCGAGTAGACCACCGACGGTCGGGGGACAGTCAGTCAATATCGCCAATAAGACGGGCTTGGATTTCCGCTAATGCGTCTCGTTGCTCTTCCGTTACCCCGTCTTCGTCTTCCCCTTCAGACGCGATTTCAGCGGCACCTTCCTCGTCAACGGGGATTTTCACGTCCGGGTTCCCGTCGCTCATGGCTTCACATCCGAGGGCTGTAACAAAGCCAGTTTCGGCTGGTGTCATTCATACGCTTTCTCGTTGGAAGTATCGTCTACTACCTCGGACTCATATTATCCCTATCAGGGCACCCTACCAGTAGAAATCAGTCAATCGAACCCGATTTGCCCTCACGACAAACGAAGTGGGGGTTTTTGAGGGTGGCACTCCTAACTTAGGGTAGACAGCGAAGCCCGTTTGCGAGAGGAAAGAACTGAAAAATCGCAATACGGCCCGAGGTTAGGGCGAAAGTGAGAACGGCCCGAGAGAGCCACACCCTACGAAATCCGTGTCCGGGTTAGGGTAGTGGTTATCCTTCAGCCTTGTGGAGGCTGAGACGCGGGTTCGATTCTCGCACCCGGACCTTTCTGCCGACGAACGCACGTGAGTAAACGAAAGCTCGTACCGCTGGCGCACGACCTCCGGCAGAGCCGTGAACGCGGGTACACGACCGACGACGGCGAACGGATCGAGGGCTCCGGTGTGGGGCTGCGCCGGTCGTCAGGAGCAGCGCAACGGCCGAAATCATGGCTCCAGAAGGAGGTATTCCGGAACGAACTCTCCCGTCGCGGACAGTCGATCGTCAACGTCATCGAGGTGGATACGACTCACCGCTGACTGGACAGTCACGTCACTTCGACGATCGCGTTCGTGAGAAGTCCCGTGCCAACGTCGATGCCGGGCGCTGGGGACCTTTCGACCTACGCGGACACTAACAGGATGCCGAATGCGGATTTCGTCGGTCGATTCGCGCCGTAGACCTGCCCGGGCCGAGGCCCGTCGGGATGTCGTCGTGGAATCCGCCAGCACCGACCGGAACGAACCGGGACCGGGCGGAGCG includes the following:
- a CDS encoding Eco57I restriction-modification methylase domain-containing protein, with product MSVQQTEDIDKDAIQDLVDGYQSHSPHERKQMKEAAVRQQFINPLLRALGWDTTTDQVKPEQRTLVGEADYALSLNGREQFFIEAKSFSEDLDGSRRVSSGETQSYVEQAIDYAWHQGCDWAVLTNFEELRLYFTHVSKDDLESGLVFTLSADEYTSEDGFERLANLSKAAVADGSLGRLERTRERETVTEEILNVLSEARRRLTQDIHDSHSDLSMEDLRDSVQRILDRVVVMRVSEDRGVIPADTLLNMSESWKQTTINPDVRTLVRDLKNAFRDFDSVYNSELFAEHQCEDYEISNKVLLDTIDSLYDYNFSYIDADVLGNIYEDYLGHAIEDKSEDLELVENPDERQEEGIYYTPVPVVEYIVESVLGDRIDDIMARVREELEGDEPNFEAARDEFNAIEDIAVLDVSCGSGSFLIKSFDLLVDAYEEFRSLVRSVNGDMGIQEYSAAQTVPSDYKRHILRNNIFGVDLDYQATEIATVNLLLKALEKNEKLPAILEDNIRTGNSLLNGSPEEVADIFDITVEEAEEMGAFEWEEKFDHIFEERGGFDVIVGNPPWGAEIEEYDAWLKSDKGYELAEGRYDSYELFLELGDDLLREDGTLGFIIPDSIFNEDSVPLRRWLVDDHQLDRVHKLGEGIFDSVFAATAIVQYTNREAQSDHDVEVSLLQKEDRNQILGTGGEALLSIIQTKKHVTKQRRFTENEDYVFDIWAGEDDHEILDTMEADTVDWSEVADNGRGDETGREGEILQCPYCTEWSPFPRKRAESKGGGYYSKTCDHCR
- a CDS encoding bifunctional DNA primase/polymerase: MNDSSPVRKRVSNTQKTHGSRPVPYYRDGVVEFAVPDKPIETRARIREEQRNRRGDYAPRLSNRQCDHDAHQNPKCVCNCTDSERAELLRDYLQVLAQYGWNSPRLMPVGSEGKAPYIAERHIGLTQPKIRDLLYTPQEAIEAVKTGAIGFCLYADRPEHNTKELVFFDRDEPDRWPNIGETVRVVSGSGTGDHLTFSANGEIENAKGKGNLSGIGSVRGPNWFVVLPGSVHPTGGIYHMAENPGMAELSPEQLPRELQKGALPQSELPDGVVSGATSNFNPNASLPSGFSANDVTNDIGIPLEDVRQVSTWLNYLLTFIEPNGYDSLSEADQATVRYLLIWRFEPTDIARILRDCRDRRGRVDREDHPHKLWRDGYVERTITNTGIPYQVDSDLGKALVEDAMETKGRRPSAGSKSLREVRDAFRNLGNELTTTEIVESSYVGWRGSKKESVKRRVVRCFDIFDTAGYIEWEKDGRQNIYIEEGLTNLRIPGDYEWCQRTAALMGEEIDSADMGIESERDERATKRSNT